TTCTTCTGCACGCCGTGCTAGCATAGAATTGGACGAGTTTTTCTCGGATTTTTGGGTTGGTTTGGACCCGGTACCGTAAAACAGGCAAGGTAAGGATCTTAAAACCGAACAAAAAAGAGATTTCCACAAATATATCTCTAAACTAGGGAGGAAAGCTTTTCAGGATTTCCTTACGTATATTTGGCAGTTACATGAAGGGATTAATggaagatattctcctaggattagttttatctattttggagAGTTGACAGCTGCACAGACGCATCAATAAGAGATAACAGAAGAATCCAGAGAGGTTTTATTCCGTGAAAAATAAAAAACGAATATGAGGAAGATACGGTATTTACGAGAAGTATTTTGGCCCATGTTTTGTATAAATAGAGGTGTAAAGAGTTTCAGAAGAGTTATCGAGTAATTGGAGATAAGGCAGAGGCCGGAGAATCAAAGAATCAAAGGTTGCAtgcgagttctgctgctgctggtgaagaagagaagctgaagaacattgacctgcTTAGGTGAGTCGCAGTAGGTATAGGAGAGTCGTTGTTTAACAACACTTGGAAAAGACTTCTAGCGACTGATTTATACCTTATTTTTAACTGTTACCTTTGTACCAATCCTCGGCAACActtataaacgttgcgattgcACTATTTTATCCTTTTTAATTCGTTTCTTCATTATAAACATTTTTCGAGCCATGAATAAATCTTTTGGGAATGTTTTCGACATGAGGAGCGAAACCCCAatgctgggatgacggaggaagccatatttcatgcttttagtaattatatttaattcttttatgatttttgcactcactttaattgatttatgattttcattaatTAATTGTGATcttgtttgatgatgtatgcttagacaTAAGTCATGCTTATAATTTACAAggggattttgtgtttccccctcaAAAAAGATACCTATTTTGCATTACCCCTTTTTAAATTGCTAATAGGTAAAACCCCCTTTAACCTGGATGTGACGTGACAGCTCAGTTAAACGAGCATGTGCAGTGCGCGTGTGTCATTAAACCCGTTGAAACATATATACCCTGGACATCAAACTAATCCGACGGTTTTAAGCTAACATCATGAATACCCTTTCAAACCTAATTTTACTCTCGACATCAAACCCATTCTGAATCAACGCCTCTTCCTCCGTCTCCCTCACATGGTGAAACTAATGAACATGAGCATCTACTGAACCTAAACTTTGTGACGAGAAACAAACAGAGAAAGAGAGAAGGATCTTGAAGGCATTTTCATATGGATTTTCTTTCCTCATTTCAAATTTTATTTCAATCATATGCGAGTTAAAATAGAGAGAGATAAGGATCTTGACACTTCGATTGGTTTGATATCTCCATCAATTCCTACACTCAGAACACAAAGAGATCCATTTGGTTTTCGGATTTCACGATCTGGGGTTTGATCAGTTGAGAGAATTAATGGGTATTTCACTGTAACATCGTTATAGGGAAGGAGAAGTAGAAATGTTGAAAAACCAGTTGAAAAACTTGTTGCGTTTGATTTTATGTGAATTAATGATTGATATTATTATTAAGAAGTTTTCAAAGTTTTAAAATAAGTAGAAATGTTGGGTTCAtatgaattttgaattttcaggGAAGGAGAAGATATAGAAGGGGTAAGGAATCAGCTGCACACTCATTATCCATCACCAGGAAAAATGCATCAACTGTTTGTTAAAAATCCACAACCTTCTTTCTCTCATTTTTGAATTAGTTGAAGCATTTAAGTTGATTGATAAAGACGGTGATGGAAAGATCATAAGTTATTTAAACGTGAAGTTATGATTATTACTCTGAAAGAATTTATTGTTATTAAGCTTTTGAACATGCTGTTGGTTATGAACTGGTTGATGTATTCGATTCTTATGGTGCTGATAAGAATCGTAAATCTTTGTTGAAGAATTATTAGGTGTTTTTACGGCTATTAGTGATGAACGATTACCTTAAATGAGTGCAAATCTATGGTTGATGGTGTGTCTTAGAATCGTAATCGACACAATCAATTATTTAACCAAACTCTTTAATTAGTTGCAGAGAAATTTGAGGAAGAAGGAGACGGTGCAGAAGAACATTATTTAACTAGATGACTTCTACGGCAGTGCAGGGACGACCAAAGTCAGGGAGCCTGTTTTTGTGACGCAATTTGTTACAGATTTTGCAACAAACTTTATTTTCTAACATTTATAAGCGTTATATTTTTCTAACACTTATATCGTAACAATTTTGTAACATTTCAATAACAGTTTTAAATCTGATGGCTGAATTTTATTGGCAACCAGCGatcaagattaaaattaaaagtttaggtGACGGTTTTTTGACCATTTTCATGCCTAATTAGTCGTCAGTCGGGTCGACTTCCAACCGTTTTCATTGCTCCTAACCATAGTCGGGGACGATAACTCTCCGATTGTTGATTCAATTTCGAGAAAAAACGACCAATACCCATTCAATTGGATCgattagaaataaaaaaaaaaaaagcgttgCAAGCGATGCATTTTTAGCCCCCGTATTGACAGTATAGAAGGGACTCCCTTCGGTCGTCCCGATAATTTTTAATGACACACGTGCATTGTACGTGCTCCTTTAACTGAGCAGTCACGACACATCCAGGTTAAAGGGGTTTTACCTGTTAGCAATTTAGAAAGGTGGTAATGCAAAATAGGTATCTTTTTTGAGGGGGAAACACAAATCCCccaatttacaattaatattttcgaaTATCTACTATGACAAAAAATCAgagtccatttttttttttttggccaatcaacaaatttcaattcattcaaatcaaaatggcgattacatgttcgcttacaagattaacaaaacatcaaaaaacatcaagataatcaaaactctaatacaaataaggatattaactacaagtagatcgcgaagagaaagagcgataaacTGCAGAGATACCCAATTTTTGATTATGTATAAGTATAATCCGGAAATAATTCCGACCATTTGATTTGATTGTACTCTTCtatgataagagatgctcctgaaAGGAAGGAGTGTTGAACcgttgatgtttttgaatcgagaaaAGCAAACCACAAACCAGCCAacaaagattgaagaactcgccCCACAACGATGAAGAAAAATCGCTCCAAAACGGCGAAGAAACATGTCGAAAGACACAAAAAAAGATGCAGGTACATTTTATTCGATAACTATTACCTaaactagaaaagaaaaagaaatccttgctcagatctggtctaaAAAGATcaaatctgagcaagaaagatgaaacaactcttgcttttttttttttttttttgagaagggaggagaaaaggaagaagaaagagaaaaggaaggaagaagaaacaACTCTTACATAAACTTACCACATTGGAAAATAGGCAAAAGAAATGAGGTGTACTTGGGGTGAAAAATTGTTCAGACATTTTTAGCAAACACCAAGAGTTTGGAAAGTGagcatatttttattaattaagctATAAATATCTAGAATAAATATTTAAATCGCATGCATGAATTATACGGTGAAATTTCCAGTCACAGTTTCTGGTAACATTATTATCACCTTTTACATATTTTCTAGCTTAATCACATATGATAAAGGTGGATGTTTTACTCTCCTTATTCTGCCACCCTTCTGCTTTTTATCTCAAGTTCCCTTACTTATATCATTTTTAATCATTCATTTActtactgataaaaaaaaaaatcattatcaaATTGGCACTTACAGAAAATTTGAAACAATTTATGCACACATGTGCATGGTCCTAAGCAAATGAACAAATAGAGTATAATCATATAACAAAGAAAGAATGCTCTCTCCCGGTCTTCCTGATGCGTAAATTATATAGTTAATTACGTAGTATTCACTCATTTATCAGTGATTGAACTTTCTTTCCGTCCTCCACATCTTGATCCTCCTCATCTTCTACCTTTCGAAATGATACGGCCACTCGAATTTCTCCATGGTATACCTTGTTACTGAGGACAACTCGGTATTCTGTCGGTCTTATTGCAGCTTTTCCCACTTCTTCTCCTAGCGACAGTACGTCCTTTATGTAAACCCTGGAACGATAACATGAATATACACAAATCTCTTCACAACAAATACATTAAAATACATCACTATTAAAAGAAATACATTACGTTGAAATAAAATACTTACGTCGCTTCTCCAATGAATGTGTCCTTAATGAAGCAACAACTATGACTTCTCTCCATGACCGTGAATGAGATTTTCAACTCATGGTCTTTTTTAAGTTCAGCATCTGGATACTCGACATCAAATGTAAATGTTTCGTCCCATACCCTCTTCCTTCGCGAATGCGGTCCTTTTCCTGCAAGTTTGCATGCACTAATTCTAAATTGTTTCGATTATCCGTAAATCAATTTTAACTTAATACTACATGACTAAACTAAATAAGCAATCAAAATTACCTTGGGCAATCTTGCTCGTCCGACTATGATAACCATACTTTATTATTACGAAAGGATTCCTTTTCCCTACAATTTATGAATTCACCATACAAAACCTGTTCAACTagccaaaaccaaaaaaaataaaaatattccaGAACTAAATTTCAGAAAGTATACAAGACCAAGAAACTAGAGTATATACCGAAGAAATGGGCCTTCTTTAAATCACAACCAGCAATAAGCAACACCTCGAGTATCCCTCTTGTCATGGTTTATCTCTTAATCTCTGGTTCCTCTTTGTAATTTATTAGAGCTTCTTAAACTGATTTGGCAACTCTGAGTCTTT
This portion of the Papaver somniferum cultivar HN1 chromosome 11, ASM357369v1, whole genome shotgun sequence genome encodes:
- the LOC113323676 gene encoding elicitor-responsive protein 1-like — protein: MTRGILEVLLIAGCDLKKAHFFGKRNPFVIIKYGYHSRTSKIAQGKGPHSRRKRVWDETFTFDVEYPDAELKKDHELKISFTVMERSHSCCFIKDTFIGEATVYIKDVLSLGEEVGKAAIRPTEYRVVLSNKVYHGEIRVAVSFRKVEDEEDQDVEDGKKVQSLINE